The Candidatus Aegiribacteria sp. DNA segment CCTACGAAGACATTTTCGGAAAAACAGCTCACCGCATGTATCTGAAAGACACCTCTGTTTCTCCGCCGTATTATTACCGTAATGATCTTCCGTCTGCTGGACAGGAAATACCCGCTGAAATATCTTACACCGGATCAACATCGGGTGTTATAGATGTATTCAATAATGGTGTATTTATGGTACAGCACAGGTCACACGGCTCTGTTACAGGATGGAGTACTCCTTCATTCCAGATATCGGATTTCTCAAGCCTTACAAACGGGGACAATACTCCAACGGTCTTCAGTTTCAATTGCAGTACCGGGAAATTCTATAATGAAACATGTTTTGCCGAGTGTCTGGCAAGAATTGAAAACGGGGCAGTAATGGTTGTCGCTGCCTGTGGAGCATCTTACAGCTACTTCAACGATTACATGATTTACGGCTGTCACGCAAGTTTCAACGATGATTTCGTTTCACCTCCATACATTTATACGAGTTCTTCCGGAGGTTACCTCGCGGGACAGATGATGACGGATGGAAAACTGGAGATGCAGGTTTCCGCCCCGTTCAATCCCTACGGCAGCTGGGAATCTTATGCCGAGGATGAATGGGATCTGTTCCTTGTCTTTGGTGATCCCACGATGGACATGAGAACAAAGGTACCGGTTCCACTCAGCGTTGATGCGCCGCTGACTCTACCTGAAGGTTCTACCGAAACAGTATTTATAGTCTCGATGCCTGATGAGGGAGCAACCGAAGGAGCGCTTGTCTGTCTTCGTAAAGAGGATGAAAGCCTTTATGCAACCGGTCTTACCAACTCATACGGGCAGGTGACACTCACCTTCGAACCACTTATCACAGCAACACAGCTGGACTGGATGGTTACCGCTCATAACGCTCTGCCGGAATATGGTCTAATCAACGGTGTCGGAATTGCAGAACAGAAAGGAGCTGTCGAGATCAGCGTAGGCACCCCATTCCCAAATCCGAGTACCGGCATGATTCTTTTCCCTGTTTCACTTGACATTGCAGAAAACTTTGAGTTAACCATATACGACCTGTCCGGTCGTACGGTTGAAACCATTCACAATGATGAACTTGCAGCTGGAGCCCATGAAATCGTCTGGAATGGATGCTTCGGTGATAATCTTGCTCCGGCGGGTATCTATCTCGCAAGATATGTTACGGGAGACGGAAATACCGGAACTCTCAAGATTGTTCTTATTAAGTAGTTTTCTTCATAGCTGATAATGATCCCGCTCCGGACTCTCCGGGGCGGGATATTTTTTGTATACTAAACACATGATTACCGGCTATGATCCCGTTTCAAGAACGCTCACCACTGGTATCGGAAACCTGATAGATCTTATAAGGTTCCCCGATACTCTGGTTCCGCCCGAACACCCGCTGAATGTTCGTAGAAGACAGAAGGCTCATTTTGCATTTCAGAAGAAGATGGAAAAAAAGGGCTGGAAAAAGGAAATTCCTGTTGAACTGAAACTGAAAATCCATGGGATAAATTTCCATATAAGAGGCAGACTGGATCTGCTACTTGAATCGGATGGGAATTTCACTGTTCTCGAAGTGAAAACGATTCCTTTTCAGCCGGATTTTGAAGATCCTGCTGACAGTAGGATCAGACATGTGCTGCAGCTATGTTTCTATGCAAAAGCGCTTGCCGGTGAGCGACATATATCCCCGGAATCAATTCAGGCCAGTCTTGTCTACCTTGTAATAAAAACTAAAACGCCAGAGAGATATGATTTCCCGTTAGATGTGTTTGGAATGAGGGTTGAAGAAGCCTGGCTCAAACATCTCGAGAATATTGCTGATTATCTGAATGAAGAGGACGCTCAAAAGAGGAAACAGGTTTCCGCTCTTGAAAATTTCAGTTTCCCCTACGGTTCCCTCCGGTCCGGTCAGCAGGAAATTATCGATGATGTAAAAACAGCTATAACCGATCAGGCCTGCCTGATGATTCAAGCTCCGACGGGCACCGGAAAAACAGCTGCAGTTCTGTTCGGAGCTCTTCAGGAAATACTCCCGCGAAGATTAACACTGTTCTTTCTGACTGCAAAAAACACTCACAAGCAAATTGTTGATGAAACTCTCAGGCTGATCATCAGCGGGGGGCTTCCGCTTCGAGCAGTATTCATAACGGCAAGAGAGAAAGTATGCCTGAGAGGAAGATCATCCTGCCTGCCTGATGATTGCCCTTTTGCCTCAGAATTCGGAAAAAAAGTGAGAGAATCAGGTGTGATACGAAATCTCCTGAACCGGAAGGTAATAGGTCCGGACAGTCTGGTGGAAATGGCTGAGAGCGCTGGTGTCTGCCCGTTTGAACTGCAACTGATTATTTCAACAAGATGTGATGTTGTAACATGTGATTACAACTACGTTTTTGATCCGCATGTCTATCTCAAGCGATTCTTTCTGGAGAAATCCACTTCAGCTTCATGCTCTCTCCTGATCGATGAAGCGGCAAACCTGCCGTCCAGAGCAAGGGATTACTATTCCCCTGAAATAAGGCTATCCTGGGTTGAACTACTTCTTGATGACCATGAATGTCCGCAGTACAGAAGGAAACTGCTTGACCCCTGGGAAGAAAAATTCCGGGAATTTAATAATCTTCTGAACGAGAATAATGGACAGGAATATGAACTCCCGCCGGATACACAACTCGAACTGCATATTGAACAATGGATGAATCATTTCATTGAGCTGAGAGACGCTCCAGAAGAACTCAGACTGATGTTCAGATCGATCCTGGATTTCTCGAAAATATCTGACTCCTATGACAGCAGGTTTCATCTGCTCTTCCGTGCGAAAAATAATGACAGAGTTCTGCAATGGTTCTGCACAGATCCTTCCGAATTCCTGAATGAAAGACTTCAGGCCTGCCACAGTTCCATTGCGTTCTCCGCGACACTCACGCCATTTAACCATTTCAGGGATTTGCTTGGATTCCCTCAAGAACCGGAAACCAGAAATAGAAGCATCTCTTACCCGTTTCCGGAAGAGAATCTCGGTGTCTGGATTGATCCGAGCATAGATACAAGATATAAAAGCAGAACGTTGTCAGTAACACTTCTCGCTGAGAAATTGAGGAATATCTATTCAAGCATACCCGGAACATGGCTCGTCTTCTTCCCATCTTATGTATATATGGATCTGATCAGAGGATTTCTTGATGAAAGCTCCTTGCCACTTCTGATCCAGACTCCCGGAATGAACCGTGAAGAGAGAACATCCTTCATCTCTCAAATAGAATCAGGTTCCCATCTTGTCCTTACGGTCTCGGGTGGGATTTTCGCCGAGGGAATTGATCTGCGATCAGAAACCATCAGAGGAGCTGTAATTGTGGGACCATCACTTCCGGGAATGAACCTTCGTCTGAAACTGCTTTCCGAAAGCTATTCAATCCGAAATAGAAATGGTTTTCTTCATACATGGGCAATTCCGGGCATTGTGAGAGTAATTCAGGCAGCTGGAAGACTCATCAGAAATGAAGAACAGCGAAGGACGATTATTCTTATTGGGAAGAGATTCACCAGGTATCCCTACATAGGTCTTCTACCTGAACACTGGTTCAGTAATGGATCAATACAACTGTTATCCAACGGATTGGATGATATAATAAAGTTCTTGAAATGAAGATGGCGATGCAATGCATCGCCATCTCTCTCTGAATAGATAAAGCTTACTCAGTTATTCCTTCGACACCTTCAATAACTTCCCCGGCGTCTTCAATAACTTCTTCTACAGCTTCTTCAACTTCTTCTACAGCTTCTTCAACTTCTTCTACAGCTTCTTCAAGGCCTTCTTCAGCCTCTTCTAAACCTTCTTCAGTGGTTTCTTCTACTACTTCAGGGGTTTCCTCTACTACTTCAGTGGTTTCTTCGGTTGCTTCAGGAGTTTCGGTTGCGTCATCAGCAGGCGTTTCACCACAGCCAGCTGCAAGAACAAGAAGGAAAGCCATAAGAATTCCTGTAATGAAATATCTCATATTAGCTCCTTTCAGTTTTCAAATAGATTTTTCTAGAGTTGTTAATGTTAAAGACCCCCCGCTTCATACACAAGGGTAACAAATAAGACACGTTCAAGTTAATGTCAAGAAGAAAATCAGGCTCGCCGATCTACTCCAGGAAAAGGGTCTTGATATGCCCGAAAGTAAACTGATCCAGGGCCACAGTAGCCAGTTCCACCTCATAAATGATATCAGATGTCTGGTCTGATACCCAGAAGTTATTCCCGTCATACACAAGAGCCATCGCATTGATACTGCCTGATATCCCACTCAGATCATAAGTATCGACAACAGTACCGTTCGTTGTTACTTCAACAATAGTTCTGTTGTTTCCGGTGGTGAAATATAGGTTGGTTCCATCATACGCCATATCTCCAAGTCCTGAATACGGAACCGCGAAAGAACTCAGAACTGAACCACCTGTACTTATCTCGTAGATCGTCTGATTACCACGGCATGACATCCACAGGTTACTTCCGTCCCAGGTCAGCCCGATATCGTATGTGCCCGGACAGGTGAAAGTAGAAACATACGTACCGGAAGTAGTGTATTCATATACGTCTCCAGGAGATCCGGTACTAAGAAGGAACATTCCCCATAAGTTTGTCCCATCGAAAGTTGCGCCGCATCCGTTCTTACCGCCCGGTTCACTGGGCTTGAACTGGCTTAATATTACTCCACCGGTTGTAATTTCATAGAAACCATCGTAGAATCCGCCAAGAAGCCAGAGGTTCGTTCCGTCCCAGGCAAGCCCGTTCGTGTACTGATCAGGACTGCTGAAACTTGACAAAACGTTGACTTCACCAGCGGCAGCCAGAACAGAAAAAATGAGAGTAACAATTAATACACCCCTCATAGCAGCCTCCTCCTGCTTATATGATACATCATGCATCACAATAAGAAACAATACTATCTGCATTAATGAATTACCAGTGGTTCATTCGCTCAGTGAATGAATGCAGTACATGAATATAGAACTGTGGTATTTGCTCAATCAGGAAAAAGCGAGTTGATCTTCATTGTATTTCTAAAATGCACCTTCGCTATACTGTCCAGAACATCTGATCCGTACTTCTTAACGAATTCTCTGCAGACTGAGTCAGTTTCCTTCCCGGCACCTGGAATAGCTCTGATCTTATATCGATCCGCAATTACTTCCAGACCATTAAGATACGCATCTCTCGCAAGAATTGAGGCAGCTGCGACTGCCGTATCGGATTCTCCCCCTATACGAAGGTCCAGTTTGTAATCGCCAGAGGGTAGCAGATACCTGATTCTCTTTTCAGGACAGAATTTATCGATAATAATTCTTGTTGGCTTCCGAACATGCTTCAACAGGCGGGATATCGCTTCCGCGTGGCATTCAGCCAGGAGATCAAGACTGTTCTTTCCGGATACTTTCAGTTGAATGAATCTTCTGTTGTATTCGGTCGGATTTACTGAGATAACAGTTGAGATTTTCGGTGCAATACTACGTATTTCTCCAGCGTATTTCCTTATAACTTTATCACTGAGTTTTTTTGAATCAGTAACACCAATCTTCTTTAAGTCAGCTGCAAGATCGGCATCAGCATACACCGCCGCTACTGTCAGCGGTCCCATGTAATCACCTTTTCCAGCCTCATCGGTACCTATCCATGTTTCATCCGCTTGCTGGGTTTCATCATTTAATAGCAGATCCTCAATTCTCTTAATGAGAACTATGTCACCACCGGCTGGAATTACCGTAAACCCATTTTTCTTTGAATAATAGAAGTTGAATCCGCAGCTGCCAGAACCATCGGCAAACCTGATCTGGATTCCATTGACCAGATCCTTTCGACTTTCCAATCGTATCCCGTTTTTTCGAAGAATTCTGACCCCGTTATCAACCAGTTTTATCAATTCGCTCAAAGAGGTTACTCAATCTCCGGAGAATATACGGAAAAACCAGGATTTTCTACCTCAATTGGAGTCCCAATGGTGTAATCCTCGAGAACACATACGATTTCTCCAATAACAATAGCGCTTCGCATGAGTACAGGCATATGACGTTCATCATCAGTTAGCCATACCCAGATTTCCCCCTGCTGATCAAATATTCCCTGCGAGCGAAGTTCAGGCTGAACCATGATGCAGTCGAACTCACCGGCAGGAACCCTGATATGATCATGCTCATACACGACTATTTTTAAAGGATAATTGTCGTTATCGATATGGCTGTCTATATAGTATGTGTTTCCAACTTCGAGCGGAAGAGTTCGCACGAAGTAGAGGCAGCTCAGAACGTCAAGCGCATGGGCCGGAATTTCCATTT contains these protein-coding regions:
- a CDS encoding PD-(D/E)XK nuclease family protein, yielding MYTKHMITGYDPVSRTLTTGIGNLIDLIRFPDTLVPPEHPLNVRRRQKAHFAFQKKMEKKGWKKEIPVELKLKIHGINFHIRGRLDLLLESDGNFTVLEVKTIPFQPDFEDPADSRIRHVLQLCFYAKALAGERHISPESIQASLVYLVIKTKTPERYDFPLDVFGMRVEEAWLKHLENIADYLNEEDAQKRKQVSALENFSFPYGSLRSGQQEIIDDVKTAITDQACLMIQAPTGTGKTAAVLFGALQEILPRRLTLFFLTAKNTHKQIVDETLRLIISGGLPLRAVFITAREKVCLRGRSSCLPDDCPFASEFGKKVRESGVIRNLLNRKVIGPDSLVEMAESAGVCPFELQLIISTRCDVVTCDYNYVFDPHVYLKRFFLEKSTSASCSLLIDEAANLPSRARDYYSPEIRLSWVELLLDDHECPQYRRKLLDPWEEKFREFNNLLNENNGQEYELPPDTQLELHIEQWMNHFIELRDAPEELRLMFRSILDFSKISDSYDSRFHLLFRAKNNDRVLQWFCTDPSEFLNERLQACHSSIAFSATLTPFNHFRDLLGFPQEPETRNRSISYPFPEENLGVWIDPSIDTRYKSRTLSVTLLAEKLRNIYSSIPGTWLVFFPSYVYMDLIRGFLDESSLPLLIQTPGMNREERTSFISQIESGSHLVLTVSGGIFAEGIDLRSETIRGAVIVGPSLPGMNLRLKLLSESYSIRNRNGFLHTWAIPGIVRVIQAAGRLIRNEEQRRTIILIGKRFTRYPYIGLLPEHWFSNGSIQLLSNGLDDIIKFLK
- a CDS encoding ribonuclease HIII; the protein is MSELIKLVDNGVRILRKNGIRLESRKDLVNGIQIRFADGSGSCGFNFYYSKKNGFTVIPAGGDIVLIKRIEDLLLNDETQQADETWIGTDEAGKGDYMGPLTVAAVYADADLAADLKKIGVTDSKKLSDKVIRKYAGEIRSIAPKISTVISVNPTEYNRRFIQLKVSGKNSLDLLAECHAEAISRLLKHVRKPTRIIIDKFCPEKRIRYLLPSGDYKLDLRIGGESDTAVAAASILARDAYLNGLEVIADRYKIRAIPGAGKETDSVCREFVKKYGSDVLDSIAKVHFRNTMKINSLFPD